The sequence CTATCTGCTCGGCTACCGCCCCGAGGACAGCATCGTGCTGGTCGCCCTGCACGACCGGGGAGGCCGCGGCAGGTTCGGCGGCCGGGCCCGTCTGGGCATCCCCGCCGCCAAGGAGGACTGGGAGGCGGCCGCACGGCAGCTGATCCAAGGGCTGGTGACCGGCAGCGAGCGGCGCGGCACCCGGCCCAAGCAGATGGTTGCCTACGTCTGTCAGGAACCGGGCCGCGGCGAGACGGGCCGGGACGTCATGCTCCGGCTCCAGCCGCTCGCCCAGCTGCTGCGCATCGAGTGCGGCACGTTCGACGTGCCGGTGATCGAGGCACTGTGCATCTCGGACGGCCGCTTCTGGTCGTACTGCTGCCCCATCGAGGGATGCTGCCCCGAGGACGGGACGCCGATGGGCCTGCCCGGCACCTCGGTGCTGGCCGCAGCGGCCACCTACGCGGGCATCCAAGTGCGCGGAACACTGCGAGAGTTGCGTGTCAGGCTGCTGCCCTGGGAGACCACCGCGGCCCTGGAACAGGAGATCGCGCTTGACGCGGCCGGCATGTCCCTGGTGCCCCGCATCCTGGACGACGCGTCCCGCGCGAGCGTGGCCGAGGAGACTCTGGAACTCGCCGAGCGGATCATCCGCAGGTTCGCCGGGGCATCGCCGGTGTCCGGCACACACCCGGCCGACCTGCGCGACGACGACCTGCTCGCGGACGACGAGGCGGCGGCGCTGATCCTCGGGCTCCAGGACCGCACGACGCGCGACCGGGCAGCTGCGTGGATGGAGGGCGACGAGGCC is a genomic window of Streptomyces griseochromogenes containing:
- a CDS encoding DUF4192 domain-containing protein, with translation MTNHSETTGPFEDGDIAGGEPLNERSTHDTQVTLRTPAELADALPYLLGYRPEDSIVLVALHDRGGRGRFGGRARLGIPAAKEDWEAAARQLIQGLVTGSERRGTRPKQMVAYVCQEPGRGETGRDVMLRLQPLAQLLRIECGTFDVPVIEALCISDGRFWSYCCPIEGCCPEDGTPMGLPGTSVLAAAATYAGIQVRGTLRELRVRLLPWETTAALEQEIALDAAGMSLVPRILDDASRASVAEETLELAERIIRRFAGASPVSGTHPADLRDDDLLADDEAAALILGLQDRTTRDRAAAWMEGDEAASALRLWRALARRCVGPYGEHAAAPLTLAGWVAWSTGDELEAREAFAMALGADPDYLFARLLHQACNEGLDPESIRRCLRADRAGRAQAVIEERTGSAAEANSGAPSGTDVTDSGASARAEGCGADPAPGTGARRRRRTRSAAGRDSGSHQHRGEAGRRRPNGSHPQAPAAGPSRPGSSARQGGTRARSGDGTSRGTSAGSGRLETEGSG